One genomic segment of Manis pentadactyla isolate mManPen7 chromosome 1, mManPen7.hap1, whole genome shotgun sequence includes these proteins:
- the GNAT1 gene encoding guanine nucleotide-binding protein G(t) subunit alpha-1 isoform X1, with the protein MGLGCGLVPGRPRRPCGPAARWQARGWGTRGAGGAALRGLPSRRRRVREEHHCQADEVSAPAARGPRGWAAHARLRPCPPVREALTPLARPQDHPPGRVLAGRVPGVHRHHLRQHAAVHPGHRPRHDHSQHPVRGLGSPGARGAGLFAAAGRPCTAVANHRPQPPGRRAEAAAHGGHHRGGHDAQGDVGHHPAAVEGLGHPGLLRPRLRVPAQRLRRLVRARGRPGRGGGGRGPQPRAHTPASRSYLSDLERLVTPGYVPTEQDVLRSRVKTTGIIETQFSFKDLNFRMFDVGGQRSERKKWIHCFEGVTCIIFIAALSAYDMVLVEDDEVNRMHESLHLFNSICNHRYFATTSIVLFLNKKDVFFEKIKKAHLSICFPDYDGPNTYEDAGNYIKVQFLELNMRRDVKEIYSHMTCATDTQNVKFVFDAVTDIIIKENLKDCGLF; encoded by the exons ATGGGACTCGGGTGTGGGCTGGTGCCCGGGCGGCCCCGGCGGCCTTGCGGGCCGGCCGCGCGGTGGCAGGCGCGGGGATGGGGCACGCGCGGGGCGGGCGGCGCCGCTCTGAGGGGGCTTCCTTCCAGGCGCCGGCGAGTCCGGGAAGAGCACCATTGTCAAGCAGATGAAGTGAGTGCCCCCGCCGCCCGGGGCCCCCGGGGGTGGGCAGCGCACGCGCGGCTCCGTCCTTGCCCACCTGTCCGCGAGGCGCTCACCCCGCTCGCCCGGCCGCAGGATCATCCACCAGGACGGGTACTCGCTGGAAGAGTGCCTGGAGTTCATCGCCATCATCTACGGCAACACGCTGCAGTCCATCCTGGCCATCGTCCGCGCCATGACCACTCTCAACATCCAGTACGGGGACTCGGCTCGCCAGGTGCGCGGGGGGCCGGTCTGTTCGCGGCCGCGGGCCGGCCCTGCACGGCCGTGGCCAACCACCGCCCCCAACCCCCAGGACGACGCGCGGAAGCTGCTGCACATGGCGGACACCATCGAGGAGGGCACGATGCCCAAGGAGATGTCGGACATCATCCAGCGGCTGTGGAAGGACTCGGGCATCCAGGCCTGCTTCGACCGCGCCTCCGAGTACCAGCTCAACGACTCCGCCGGCTAGTGCGCGCGCGCGGGCGGCCGGGGCGCGGCGGGGGCGGGCGCGGCCCCCAGCCCCGCGCCCACACGCCGGCCTCCCGCAGCTACCTGTCGGACCTGGAGCGCCTGGTGACCCCCGGCTACGTGCCCACGGAGCAGGACGTGCTGCGCTCGCGCGTCAAGACCACCGGCATCATCGAGACGCAGTTCTCCTTCAAGGACCTCAACTTCCG GATGTTCGACGTGGGCGGGCAGCGCTCCGAGCGCAAGAAGTGGATCCACTGCTTCGAGGGCGTGACCTGCATCATCTTCATCGCGGCGCTGAGCGCCTACGACATGGTCCTCGTGGAGGATGACGAAGTG AACCGCATGCACGAGAGCCTGCACCTGTTCAACAGCATCTGCAACCACCGCTACTTCGCCACCACGTCCATAGTGCTCTTCCTGAACAAGAAGGACGTCTTCTTCGAGAAGATTAAAAAGGCGCACCTCAGCATCTGCTTTCCGGACTACGACG GGCCCAACACGTATGAGGACGCGGGCAACTACATCAAGGTGCAGTTCCTGGAGCTCAACATGCGCCGCGACGTGAAGGAGATCTACTCCCACATGACGTGCGCCACCGACACGCAGAACGTCAAGTTTGTCTTCGACGCTGTCACCGACATCATCATCAAGGAGAACCTCAAAGACTGCGGCCTCTTCTGA
- the GNAT1 gene encoding guanine nucleotide-binding protein G(t) subunit alpha-1 isoform X4 — MGLGCGLVPGRPRRPCGPAARWQARGWGTRGAGGAALRGLPSRRRRVREEHHCQADEVSAPAARGPRGWAAHARLRPCPPVREALTPLARPQDHPPGRVLAGRVPGVHRHHLRQHAAVHPGHRPRHDHSQHPVRGLGSPGARGAGLFAAAGRPCTAVANHRPQPPGRRAEAAAHGGHHRGGHDAQGDVGHHPAAVEGLGHPGLLRPRLRVPAQRLRRLVRARGRPGRGGGGRGPQPRAHTPASRSYLSDLERLVTPGYVPTEQDVLRSRVKTTGIIETQFSFKDLNFRMFDVGGQRSERKKWIHCFEGVTCIIFIAALSAYDMVLVEDDEVVRARAGLGGRPGRREGAGRPGAARRAAAGRAPPRRPLPSAEPHAREPAPVQQHLQPPLLRHHVHSALPEQEGRLLRED; from the exons ATGGGACTCGGGTGTGGGCTGGTGCCCGGGCGGCCCCGGCGGCCTTGCGGGCCGGCCGCGCGGTGGCAGGCGCGGGGATGGGGCACGCGCGGGGCGGGCGGCGCCGCTCTGAGGGGGCTTCCTTCCAGGCGCCGGCGAGTCCGGGAAGAGCACCATTGTCAAGCAGATGAAGTGAGTGCCCCCGCCGCCCGGGGCCCCCGGGGGTGGGCAGCGCACGCGCGGCTCCGTCCTTGCCCACCTGTCCGCGAGGCGCTCACCCCGCTCGCCCGGCCGCAGGATCATCCACCAGGACGGGTACTCGCTGGAAGAGTGCCTGGAGTTCATCGCCATCATCTACGGCAACACGCTGCAGTCCATCCTGGCCATCGTCCGCGCCATGACCACTCTCAACATCCAGTACGGGGACTCGGCTCGCCAGGTGCGCGGGGGGCCGGTCTGTTCGCGGCCGCGGGCCGGCCCTGCACGGCCGTGGCCAACCACCGCCCCCAACCCCCAGGACGACGCGCGGAAGCTGCTGCACATGGCGGACACCATCGAGGAGGGCACGATGCCCAAGGAGATGTCGGACATCATCCAGCGGCTGTGGAAGGACTCGGGCATCCAGGCCTGCTTCGACCGCGCCTCCGAGTACCAGCTCAACGACTCCGCCGGCTAGTGCGCGCGCGCGGGCGGCCGGGGCGCGGCGGGGGCGGGCGCGGCCCCCAGCCCCGCGCCCACACGCCGGCCTCCCGCAGCTACCTGTCGGACCTGGAGCGCCTGGTGACCCCCGGCTACGTGCCCACGGAGCAGGACGTGCTGCGCTCGCGCGTCAAGACCACCGGCATCATCGAGACGCAGTTCTCCTTCAAGGACCTCAACTTCCG GATGTTCGACGTGGGCGGGCAGCGCTCCGAGCGCAAGAAGTGGATCCACTGCTTCGAGGGCGTGACCTGCATCATCTTCATCGCGGCGCTGAGCGCCTACGACATGGTCCTCGTGGAGGATGACGAAGTGGTGCGCGCGCGGGCGGGGCTCGGGGGCCGCCCGGGGCGGAGGGAGGGGGCCGGGCGCCCCGGAGCCGCGAGGAGAGCGGCGGCCGGGCGTGCGCCCCCCCGACGGCCCCTGCCCTCCGCAGAACCGCATGCACGAGAGCCTGCACCTGTTCAACAGCATCTGCAACCACCGCTACTTCGCCACCACGTCCATAGTGCTCTTCCTGAACAAGAAGGACGTCTTCTTCGAGAAGATTAA
- the GNAT1 gene encoding guanine nucleotide-binding protein G(t) subunit alpha-1 isoform X5, which yields MGAGASAEEKHSRELEKKLREDAEKDARTVKLLLLGAGESGKSTIVKQMKIIHQDGYSLEECLEFIAIIYGNTLQSILAIVRAMTTLNIQYGDSARQDDARKLLHMADTIEEGTMPKEMSDIIQRLWKDSGIQACFDRASEYQLNDSAGYYLSDLERLVTPGYVPTEQDVLRSRVKTTGIIETQFSFKDLNFRMFDVGGQRSERKKWIHCFEGVTCIIFIAALSAYDMVLVEDDEVNRMHESLHLFNSICNHRYFATTSIVLFLNKKDVFFEKIKKAHLSICFPDYDGPNTYEDAGNYIKVQFLELNMRRDVKEIYSHMTCATDTQNVKFVFDAVTDIIIKENLKDCGLF from the exons ATGGGGGCTGGGGCCAGCGCTGAGGAGAAGCACTCAAGAGAGCTGGAAAAGAAGCTGCGAGAAGATGCTGAGAAAGACGCCCGAACGGTGAAACTGCTGCTTCTGG GCGCCGGCGAGTCCGGGAAGAGCACCATTGTCAAGCAGATGAA GATCATCCACCAGGACGGGTACTCGCTGGAAGAGTGCCTGGAGTTCATCGCCATCATCTACGGCAACACGCTGCAGTCCATCCTGGCCATCGTCCGCGCCATGACCACTCTCAACATCCAGTACGGGGACTCGGCTCGCCAG GACGACGCGCGGAAGCTGCTGCACATGGCGGACACCATCGAGGAGGGCACGATGCCCAAGGAGATGTCGGACATCATCCAGCGGCTGTGGAAGGACTCGGGCATCCAGGCCTGCTTCGACCGCGCCTCCGAGTACCAGCTCAACGACTCCGCCGGCTA CTACCTGTCGGACCTGGAGCGCCTGGTGACCCCCGGCTACGTGCCCACGGAGCAGGACGTGCTGCGCTCGCGCGTCAAGACCACCGGCATCATCGAGACGCAGTTCTCCTTCAAGGACCTCAACTTCCG GATGTTCGACGTGGGCGGGCAGCGCTCCGAGCGCAAGAAGTGGATCCACTGCTTCGAGGGCGTGACCTGCATCATCTTCATCGCGGCGCTGAGCGCCTACGACATGGTCCTCGTGGAGGATGACGAAGTG AACCGCATGCACGAGAGCCTGCACCTGTTCAACAGCATCTGCAACCACCGCTACTTCGCCACCACGTCCATAGTGCTCTTCCTGAACAAGAAGGACGTCTTCTTCGAGAAGATTAAAAAGGCGCACCTCAGCATCTGCTTTCCGGACTACGACG GGCCCAACACGTATGAGGACGCGGGCAACTACATCAAGGTGCAGTTCCTGGAGCTCAACATGCGCCGCGACGTGAAGGAGATCTACTCCCACATGACGTGCGCCACCGACACGCAGAACGTCAAGTTTGTCTTCGACGCTGTCACCGACATCATCATCAAGGAGAACCTCAAAGACTGCGGCCTCTTCTGA
- the GNAT1 gene encoding guanine nucleotide-binding protein G(t) subunit alpha-1 isoform X2 gives MGLGCGLVPGRPRRPCGPAARWQARGWGTRGAGGAALRGLPSRRRRVREEHHCQADEVSAPAARGPRGWAAHARLRPCPPVREALTPLARPQDHPPGRVLAGRVPGVHRHHLRQHAAVHPGHRPRHDHSQHPVRGLGSPGRRAEAAAHGGHHRGGHDAQGDVGHHPAAVEGLGHPGLLRPRLRVPAQRLRRLVRARGRPGRGGGGRGPQPRAHTPASRSYLSDLERLVTPGYVPTEQDVLRSRVKTTGIIETQFSFKDLNFRMFDVGGQRSERKKWIHCFEGVTCIIFIAALSAYDMVLVEDDEVNRMHESLHLFNSICNHRYFATTSIVLFLNKKDVFFEKIKKAHLSICFPDYDGPNTYEDAGNYIKVQFLELNMRRDVKEIYSHMTCATDTQNVKFVFDAVTDIIIKENLKDCGLF, from the exons ATGGGACTCGGGTGTGGGCTGGTGCCCGGGCGGCCCCGGCGGCCTTGCGGGCCGGCCGCGCGGTGGCAGGCGCGGGGATGGGGCACGCGCGGGGCGGGCGGCGCCGCTCTGAGGGGGCTTCCTTCCAGGCGCCGGCGAGTCCGGGAAGAGCACCATTGTCAAGCAGATGAAGTGAGTGCCCCCGCCGCCCGGGGCCCCCGGGGGTGGGCAGCGCACGCGCGGCTCCGTCCTTGCCCACCTGTCCGCGAGGCGCTCACCCCGCTCGCCCGGCCGCAGGATCATCCACCAGGACGGGTACTCGCTGGAAGAGTGCCTGGAGTTCATCGCCATCATCTACGGCAACACGCTGCAGTCCATCCTGGCCATCGTCCGCGCCATGACCACTCTCAACATCCAGTACGGGGACTCGGCTCGCCAG GACGACGCGCGGAAGCTGCTGCACATGGCGGACACCATCGAGGAGGGCACGATGCCCAAGGAGATGTCGGACATCATCCAGCGGCTGTGGAAGGACTCGGGCATCCAGGCCTGCTTCGACCGCGCCTCCGAGTACCAGCTCAACGACTCCGCCGGCTAGTGCGCGCGCGCGGGCGGCCGGGGCGCGGCGGGGGCGGGCGCGGCCCCCAGCCCCGCGCCCACACGCCGGCCTCCCGCAGCTACCTGTCGGACCTGGAGCGCCTGGTGACCCCCGGCTACGTGCCCACGGAGCAGGACGTGCTGCGCTCGCGCGTCAAGACCACCGGCATCATCGAGACGCAGTTCTCCTTCAAGGACCTCAACTTCCG GATGTTCGACGTGGGCGGGCAGCGCTCCGAGCGCAAGAAGTGGATCCACTGCTTCGAGGGCGTGACCTGCATCATCTTCATCGCGGCGCTGAGCGCCTACGACATGGTCCTCGTGGAGGATGACGAAGTG AACCGCATGCACGAGAGCCTGCACCTGTTCAACAGCATCTGCAACCACCGCTACTTCGCCACCACGTCCATAGTGCTCTTCCTGAACAAGAAGGACGTCTTCTTCGAGAAGATTAAAAAGGCGCACCTCAGCATCTGCTTTCCGGACTACGACG GGCCCAACACGTATGAGGACGCGGGCAACTACATCAAGGTGCAGTTCCTGGAGCTCAACATGCGCCGCGACGTGAAGGAGATCTACTCCCACATGACGTGCGCCACCGACACGCAGAACGTCAAGTTTGTCTTCGACGCTGTCACCGACATCATCATCAAGGAGAACCTCAAAGACTGCGGCCTCTTCTGA
- the GNAT1 gene encoding guanine nucleotide-binding protein G(t) subunit alpha-1 isoform X3: MGLGCGLVPGRPRRPCGPAARWQARGWGTRGAGGAALRGLPSRRRRVREEHHCQADEDHPPGRVLAGRVPGVHRHHLRQHAAVHPGHRPRHDHSQHPVRGLGSPGARGAGLFAAAGRPCTAVANHRPQPPGRRAEAAAHGGHHRGGHDAQGDVGHHPAAVEGLGHPGLLRPRLRVPAQRLRRLVRARGRPGRGGGGRGPQPRAHTPASRSYLSDLERLVTPGYVPTEQDVLRSRVKTTGIIETQFSFKDLNFRMFDVGGQRSERKKWIHCFEGVTCIIFIAALSAYDMVLVEDDEVNRMHESLHLFNSICNHRYFATTSIVLFLNKKDVFFEKIKKAHLSICFPDYDGPNTYEDAGNYIKVQFLELNMRRDVKEIYSHMTCATDTQNVKFVFDAVTDIIIKENLKDCGLF, encoded by the exons ATGGGACTCGGGTGTGGGCTGGTGCCCGGGCGGCCCCGGCGGCCTTGCGGGCCGGCCGCGCGGTGGCAGGCGCGGGGATGGGGCACGCGCGGGGCGGGCGGCGCCGCTCTGAGGGGGCTTCCTTCCAGGCGCCGGCGAGTCCGGGAAGAGCACCATTGTCAAGCAGATGAA GATCATCCACCAGGACGGGTACTCGCTGGAAGAGTGCCTGGAGTTCATCGCCATCATCTACGGCAACACGCTGCAGTCCATCCTGGCCATCGTCCGCGCCATGACCACTCTCAACATCCAGTACGGGGACTCGGCTCGCCAGGTGCGCGGGGGGCCGGTCTGTTCGCGGCCGCGGGCCGGCCCTGCACGGCCGTGGCCAACCACCGCCCCCAACCCCCAGGACGACGCGCGGAAGCTGCTGCACATGGCGGACACCATCGAGGAGGGCACGATGCCCAAGGAGATGTCGGACATCATCCAGCGGCTGTGGAAGGACTCGGGCATCCAGGCCTGCTTCGACCGCGCCTCCGAGTACCAGCTCAACGACTCCGCCGGCTAGTGCGCGCGCGCGGGCGGCCGGGGCGCGGCGGGGGCGGGCGCGGCCCCCAGCCCCGCGCCCACACGCCGGCCTCCCGCAGCTACCTGTCGGACCTGGAGCGCCTGGTGACCCCCGGCTACGTGCCCACGGAGCAGGACGTGCTGCGCTCGCGCGTCAAGACCACCGGCATCATCGAGACGCAGTTCTCCTTCAAGGACCTCAACTTCCG GATGTTCGACGTGGGCGGGCAGCGCTCCGAGCGCAAGAAGTGGATCCACTGCTTCGAGGGCGTGACCTGCATCATCTTCATCGCGGCGCTGAGCGCCTACGACATGGTCCTCGTGGAGGATGACGAAGTG AACCGCATGCACGAGAGCCTGCACCTGTTCAACAGCATCTGCAACCACCGCTACTTCGCCACCACGTCCATAGTGCTCTTCCTGAACAAGAAGGACGTCTTCTTCGAGAAGATTAAAAAGGCGCACCTCAGCATCTGCTTTCCGGACTACGACG GGCCCAACACGTATGAGGACGCGGGCAACTACATCAAGGTGCAGTTCCTGGAGCTCAACATGCGCCGCGACGTGAAGGAGATCTACTCCCACATGACGTGCGCCACCGACACGCAGAACGTCAAGTTTGTCTTCGACGCTGTCACCGACATCATCATCAAGGAGAACCTCAAAGACTGCGGCCTCTTCTGA